In a genomic window of Flavobacterium crassostreae:
- a CDS encoding DUF1398 domain-containing protein, with protein sequence MFSLEQIKQAYDKVKTGPDFTQYIQELIAMGVEGYDTYTQDSHVVYYGAAGHQVHTDQKHPDFALATTVNKPLLIQNLVQHQDGQSDYITFCQQAAQCGIAKWRIDILEMTCTYLTAENHAVLIEKIPV encoded by the coding sequence ATGTTTAGCCTAGAACAAATTAAACAAGCCTACGATAAAGTAAAAACTGGCCCTGATTTTACCCAGTATATTCAAGAATTAATAGCCATGGGAGTTGAAGGATACGATACCTATACCCAAGACAGTCACGTGGTTTATTATGGAGCCGCTGGCCACCAAGTGCACACAGACCAAAAACATCCTGATTTTGCTCTTGCCACTACGGTAAACAAACCGCTCTTGATACAAAATTTAGTACAACACCAAGACGGTCAGAGTGATTATATCACTTTTTGCCAACAGGCAGCCCAATGTGGTATTGCCAAATGGCGTATTGACATCCTGGAAATGACCTGTACGTATTTGACCGCAGAGAACCATGCTGTTTTGATTGAAAAAATACCTGTTTAA
- a CDS encoding nitroreductase family protein, whose product MDLTNQKTVAQAIEYRRSVRVFKKDALEDAKVKECIRLATLAPSSSNMQLWEFYHISSPEILQNMAKACLNQNAAKTAQQMVVVVVRKDLWKKRAAANIAFLKSQFGNKPTEQYTKREQFALQYYQKLIPTLYLDFLGILGWIKFFIFQIIGVFKPVYRQTTKKDMDIVAQKSAGLAAQNFINSMAAIDYDTCPMEGFDSLRVKKILRLPASAAINMVLACGIKDQTGIYSERFRVPLEDVYFKI is encoded by the coding sequence ATGGATTTAACCAATCAAAAAACAGTCGCTCAAGCTATTGAATACCGCAGATCCGTAAGGGTTTTTAAAAAAGATGCCTTAGAAGATGCCAAGGTAAAAGAATGCATCCGATTGGCTACGCTAGCACCCTCCAGCAGCAACATGCAACTTTGGGAATTTTACCACATTAGCTCTCCTGAAATACTACAGAATATGGCTAAGGCTTGTTTGAACCAAAATGCAGCCAAAACTGCCCAACAAATGGTGGTGGTAGTTGTCCGAAAGGATTTGTGGAAAAAAAGAGCAGCAGCCAATATTGCTTTTTTAAAATCTCAATTTGGCAACAAACCAACGGAACAATATACCAAAAGAGAGCAATTTGCGCTTCAATACTATCAAAAATTAATTCCAACACTATACTTGGATTTTTTAGGAATTTTAGGATGGATTAAATTTTTTATTTTTCAAATTATAGGTGTTTTCAAACCCGTATACCGACAAACCACCAAAAAAGATATGGATATTGTGGCACAAAAAAGCGCAGGTCTAGCGGCACAAAACTTTATCAATAGTATGGCTGCAATAGACTATGACACCTGTCCAATGGAAGGTTTTGATTCTTTAAGGGTCAAAAAAATACTTCGTTTGCCTGCCTCAGCAGCCATCAATATGGTTTTAGCCTGTGGAATAAAAGATCAGACAGGAATTTATTCCGAGCGTTTTAGAGTGCCTTTGGAAGACGTTTATTTTAAAATATAA
- a CDS encoding homoserine kinase, with protein MNEIKIFCPATIANLSCGFDVLGLCLDNVGDEMIIKKSALKGVRITKIVGANLPLETEKNVAGVAALALLKALNSDAGFEIEIYKKIQAGSGIGSSAASSAGAVFGINELLGRPFATKDLVPFAMQGEKLACGNAHADNVAPALLGGFTLVRSYAPLDIIQIESPSELYATVVHPQIELKTADARSVLKQNVSLQKAIIQWGNLGGLIAGLYTKDYHLIGRSLHDEIVEPLRSVLIPGFDVIKQTALENGALGSGISGSGPSIFALSKGKTTAYKIAKAMSEVYDQMQLPYEMHVSRVNPDGVRIIEN; from the coding sequence ATGAACGAAATAAAAATATTTTGCCCCGCAACAATTGCCAATCTATCTTGTGGATTTGATGTTCTCGGATTGTGTTTGGACAATGTGGGCGACGAAATGATTATTAAAAAATCTGCCCTCAAAGGGGTGCGAATCACCAAAATAGTTGGCGCTAATTTACCGCTTGAAACCGAAAAAAATGTTGCTGGTGTTGCTGCTTTGGCACTGCTAAAAGCCTTAAATTCGGATGCTGGTTTTGAAATCGAAATTTACAAAAAAATCCAGGCCGGAAGCGGCATCGGGAGCAGCGCTGCTAGTTCAGCAGGAGCTGTTTTTGGAATTAACGAATTGCTAGGCCGCCCTTTTGCAACCAAAGATTTGGTACCCTTTGCCATGCAAGGCGAAAAACTAGCCTGCGGAAACGCCCATGCCGACAATGTGGCTCCTGCCCTTTTGGGTGGTTTTACACTAGTGCGTAGTTATGCACCGCTGGATATTATCCAAATAGAAAGCCCTTCTGAATTATATGCCACCGTAGTGCACCCGCAAATTGAGTTGAAAACCGCAGATGCCAGATCGGTTTTAAAACAAAATGTTTCGTTACAAAAAGCCATCATCCAATGGGGAAATCTTGGCGGATTAATTGCTGGATTGTACACCAAAGATTACCATTTAATAGGCAGGTCTCTACACGATGAAATTGTAGAACCACTGCGCAGTGTATTGATTCCGGGCTTTGATGTAATCAAACAAACTGCTTTAGAAAACGGTGCTTTGGGTTCTGGGATATCCGGATCTGGTCCTTCTATTTTTGCTTTAAGCAAAGGCAAAACAACTGCCTACAAAATTGCCAAAGCCATGAGCGAAGTCTATGACCAAATGCAATTGCCGTATGAAATGCATGTTTCGAGAGTAAATCCAGACGGCGTGAGAATAATAGAAAACTAA
- the thrA gene encoding bifunctional aspartate kinase/homoserine dehydrogenase I, whose amino-acid sequence MKVLKFGGTSVANAINIKLVLNIIQKQASQNKLVVVVSALHSVTDLLQSAAQQAAVKNENYKETLAQIEKMHLELLKELVPVNEQSSPLSHIKRIINHLETLLDGCFLLSELSPRTADTILSFGELLSSYILAQALQQTIKNSSYKDSREWIQTNNHFGKAAVNFELTNRLISDFYANNEHQVLVVPGFIAATPEGITTTLGRGGSDYTAAIVAAALHATDLQIWTDVNGMYTANPRIVKQAQPIATISYQEAMELSHFGAKVLYPPTIQPVLQKNIPILIKNTFEPEAEGTIISNNAAANGNPVKGISHIDHISLITLEGPGMIGVLGSSKRLFEVLSQANVNVIFITQASSEHSICIGVLDTDAPSAQLAINKAFEVEIAQNKVAPCILESNLCIVALVGENMKNHQGLSGKMFSTLGKNNVNIRAIAQGASERNISAVINERDIKKALNTLHERFFEDNTKQLNLFVIGVGNVGQKFMEQISKQKKFLKENLKINLRVIALANSRKMLFEEDGIDLKTWQTSLDQGQKAEQQDFIEQVKNLNLRNSIFVDITANQDVAQSYAQYLKESVAVVTCNKIACSSAFDNYKNLKNLSRRHNAPFLFETNVGAGLPVIDTVKNLVASGDKVHKIQAVLSGSLNFIFNNFDTNNSFHDVVKEAGVQGFTEPDPKIDLSGIDVARKILILIRESGYQMEIEEIENQSFLPAPCMETTNNNDFFTSLTQYASHFEAILAEANAKDSRLKFVAQFEDGKASVGLQFIPKDHPFYNLEGKDNIVLFYTDRYVDQPLLIKGAGAGAAVTASGIFADVIRIGTV is encoded by the coding sequence ATGAAAGTATTAAAATTTGGCGGAACCTCCGTAGCCAATGCTATAAATATAAAATTAGTCCTAAATATTATTCAAAAACAAGCCTCCCAGAACAAGTTAGTCGTTGTGGTTTCGGCCCTACATTCGGTTACCGATTTATTGCAAAGCGCCGCCCAACAAGCCGCTGTTAAGAACGAGAATTACAAAGAAACTCTTGCTCAAATTGAAAAAATGCATCTAGAACTACTCAAAGAATTAGTTCCCGTAAACGAGCAAAGCAGTCCTCTGAGCCACATCAAGCGCATAATTAACCATCTAGAAACCCTATTGGATGGTTGTTTTCTTTTGAGTGAATTATCTCCCAGAACAGCAGATACTATTTTAAGTTTTGGAGAACTACTCTCCTCCTACATCCTTGCCCAAGCTTTACAACAAACCATAAAAAACAGCAGTTATAAAGACAGCAGAGAATGGATCCAAACCAATAATCATTTTGGAAAAGCAGCAGTAAATTTTGAATTAACCAACCGATTAATCTCGGATTTTTATGCCAATAACGAGCATCAAGTATTGGTTGTTCCTGGGTTTATTGCTGCAACACCCGAAGGCATCACCACAACTTTAGGCCGTGGCGGGTCCGATTATACTGCCGCAATTGTAGCAGCAGCCCTCCATGCAACCGATCTGCAAATATGGACCGATGTAAACGGCATGTACACTGCCAACCCCCGAATAGTCAAACAAGCGCAACCTATTGCTACCATTTCGTATCAAGAAGCAATGGAGTTATCGCATTTTGGTGCCAAAGTTTTGTACCCACCAACAATCCAACCGGTGCTACAAAAAAACATTCCTATTCTAATCAAAAATACTTTTGAACCCGAAGCCGAAGGTACTATTATATCCAATAACGCTGCCGCAAATGGAAATCCGGTAAAAGGAATTAGCCATATCGATCACATCTCTTTAATCACCCTTGAAGGCCCCGGCATGATTGGCGTTTTGGGCTCCTCCAAGAGGTTGTTTGAAGTGCTGTCACAAGCCAATGTAAATGTAATTTTTATTACCCAAGCCTCCTCAGAGCATTCTATTTGTATTGGTGTTTTGGACACCGATGCTCCTAGCGCGCAACTAGCCATTAACAAGGCTTTTGAGGTAGAAATAGCACAAAACAAAGTAGCACCTTGCATTCTAGAAAGCAACTTATGCATCGTTGCCTTGGTGGGCGAAAACATGAAAAACCACCAAGGATTGAGTGGTAAAATGTTTAGCACATTAGGCAAAAACAACGTTAATATTCGCGCCATTGCTCAGGGTGCTTCAGAACGAAACATCTCGGCAGTAATCAACGAAAGAGACATTAAAAAAGCCTTAAATACCCTCCACGAACGTTTTTTTGAAGACAACACCAAACAACTCAATTTGTTTGTAATTGGAGTTGGTAACGTTGGCCAAAAATTTATGGAGCAAATCAGCAAACAAAAGAAATTTTTAAAAGAAAACCTAAAAATAAACCTCAGAGTTATTGCATTGGCCAATTCAAGAAAAATGCTTTTTGAAGAAGACGGTATTGATTTAAAAACATGGCAAACCAGTTTAGACCAAGGTCAAAAAGCAGAACAACAAGACTTTATTGAGCAAGTAAAAAATCTAAACTTGCGCAACAGTATTTTTGTAGATATTACCGCCAACCAAGATGTAGCGCAAAGCTATGCGCAGTATTTAAAAGAAAGTGTAGCGGTAGTAACCTGCAACAAAATTGCCTGCTCCTCTGCTTTTGATAATTACAAAAACCTAAAAAACTTATCCCGCAGACACAACGCTCCTTTTTTGTTTGAAACCAATGTTGGTGCTGGATTACCGGTCATAGACACCGTCAAAAACTTGGTAGCATCCGGAGATAAAGTCCATAAAATACAAGCCGTATTATCCGGTAGTTTGAACTTTATTTTCAACAATTTTGACACCAATAATTCGTTTCACGATGTGGTAAAAGAAGCTGGAGTACAAGGTTTTACAGAACCAGACCCTAAGATTGATTTAAGCGGTATAGATGTGGCTAGAAAGATTCTGATTTTAATTCGCGAAAGCGGGTACCAAATGGAAATTGAAGAAATTGAAAACCAATCTTTCCTTCCGGCTCCCTGTATGGAAACCACAAATAATAACGATTTTTTCACCTCTTTAACCCAATACGCCAGCCATTTTGAGGCTATTTTAGCAGAAGCCAATGCCAAAGACAGCCGCCTGAAATTTGTAGCACAATTTGAAGATGGAAAAGCCAGCGTAGGTTTGCAATTTATCCCAAAAGACCACCCTTTTTACAACCTAGAAGGAAAAGACAATATCGTATTGTTTTATACAGATAGATACGTAGACCAACCGCTATTAATAAAAGGTGCTGGTGCTGGTGCTGCGGTTACTGCTTCTGGAATTTTTGCAGATGTTATCCGAATAGGTACTGTTTAA
- a CDS encoding glycosyltransferase family 9 protein, with product MSIKSEINVVRRKIMRTLTRNIGNSHLDSTADITKIKVTRILVCRPNPRLGNQLLLTPLLQEITTTFPDAKIDLFVNGNAAPSIFANYKNIQRIIRLPRKPFQSLLEYLKGWMAIRKHKYDIVINVMKNSSSGRLSAQFANGKFKFFGDDIADLSSQFDDYVHIAKNPVYNFRHYLSLLGLKDSHRPIASLDLKLTSSEIKQASKILEDRVQNDQKTIAIFTFATGEKCYTPTWWESFYQSLQKTFPDYNIVEVLPVENVSQIGFKAPTFYSKDIREIAAFIANTSVFIGADSGMMHLATASKTPTVGLFSITNAAVYAPYGNSSLAIDTNHTTTEQSMAIIARILLEN from the coding sequence ATGAGCATAAAGAGCGAAATAAATGTTGTCCGAAGAAAAATAATGCGAACCTTGACCCGAAATATTGGGAACTCGCATTTGGATAGCACTGCAGATATTACCAAAATAAAAGTTACGCGAATTTTAGTATGCAGACCCAACCCTAGATTAGGCAACCAACTACTGCTAACTCCTTTGTTGCAAGAAATAACCACTACTTTTCCGGATGCCAAAATTGATTTATTTGTCAACGGAAATGCTGCTCCTAGTATTTTTGCCAACTACAAAAACATCCAACGCATCATCCGGTTGCCCCGAAAACCATTCCAATCTCTTTTGGAATACCTAAAAGGGTGGATGGCAATCCGAAAACACAAGTACGACATTGTAATTAATGTTATGAAAAACTCTTCTTCTGGAAGGCTTTCGGCACAATTTGCTAACGGAAAATTTAAATTTTTTGGTGATGACATTGCCGATTTAAGCAGTCAATTTGATGATTATGTGCATATTGCTAAAAACCCAGTCTATAATTTTAGGCATTACTTAAGCCTTTTGGGGCTTAAAGATAGCCACCGCCCTATTGCTTCTTTAGATCTAAAATTAACCTCTTCCGAAATTAAGCAGGCAAGCAAAATACTTGAAGATCGTGTCCAGAATGACCAGAAAACAATTGCTATTTTTACATTTGCAACGGGAGAGAAATGCTACACTCCTACCTGGTGGGAATCTTTTTACCAATCGTTGCAAAAGACGTTTCCGGACTACAACATTGTAGAGGTATTGCCTGTTGAAAATGTTTCTCAAATTGGTTTTAAAGCACCTACTTTTTATAGCAAAGACATTAGAGAAATTGCTGCCTTTATAGCAAATACTAGCGTTTTTATTGGTGCAGATAGCGGCATGATGCATCTAGCAACCGCCTCCAAAACACCTACCGTAGGGCTATTTAGCATTACCAACGCAGCGGTTTATGCGCCCTATGGCAATAGTAGTTTAGCCATAGACACCAACCATACCACAACAGAGCAAAGCATGGCTATAATAGCACGTATTTTGCTAGAAAATTAG
- the thrC gene encoding threonine synthase: MKYYSLNHNAPKVSFQEAVIQGLASDKGLYFPETITPLPQAFFDSIENLSNQEIAFQAIQQFVGDVIPEGKLKEIIAETLCFDFPVVAVENGIYSLELFHGPTMAFKDVGARFMSRCLGYFNKDQKDSKNTVLVATSGDTGGAVASGFLGVKGVEVVILYPSGKVSDIQERQLTTLGQNIRALEVDGVFDDCQDMVKKAFLDADLKHLHLTSANSINIARWLPQMFYFFFAYKALKNQNKPLIFSCPSGNFGNICAGIIAKKMGLPIAHFVASTNANDTVPRFLENGIYDPKPSKATISNAMDVGNPSNFIRIQEMYQNDLTQFDKDFSSFTFTDTQTIAAMKTIYDTNGYIAEPHGAVGYLGLQKELQNQPGALGVFLETAHPIKFLDIVEPTLGIKLALPAQIEGVLNKEKVRTAIKTYDQFKAFLG; encoded by the coding sequence ATGAAATACTACAGTTTAAACCATAATGCCCCAAAGGTTTCTTTTCAAGAAGCTGTTATACAAGGGTTAGCAAGCGATAAAGGATTGTATTTTCCGGAAACAATCACCCCTTTGCCGCAAGCATTTTTTGATTCAATCGAAAATTTATCTAACCAAGAAATTGCCTTTCAAGCAATACAACAGTTTGTAGGAGATGTAATTCCTGAGGGCAAACTAAAGGAGATTATTGCCGAAACACTGTGCTTTGATTTTCCGGTGGTAGCCGTAGAAAACGGAATCTATTCTCTCGAATTATTCCACGGCCCTACTATGGCTTTCAAGGATGTAGGTGCCCGATTTATGTCGCGGTGTTTGGGCTATTTTAACAAAGACCAAAAAGACAGCAAAAACACCGTTTTGGTAGCCACATCCGGAGATACCGGTGGTGCGGTTGCTAGTGGTTTTTTGGGAGTAAAAGGAGTTGAAGTGGTTATTTTGTATCCATCAGGCAAAGTGAGCGACATTCAAGAACGCCAGCTCACTACACTAGGACAAAATATCAGAGCACTTGAGGTAGATGGCGTATTTGATGATTGCCAAGACATGGTCAAAAAAGCCTTTCTGGATGCGGATTTAAAACACCTCCATTTGACCTCAGCCAATTCTATCAATATTGCACGCTGGTTGCCGCAAATGTTTTATTTTTTCTTTGCATACAAAGCTCTTAAAAACCAAAATAAACCCTTGATCTTCTCTTGTCCGAGTGGCAATTTTGGGAATATTTGTGCCGGAATTATTGCCAAAAAAATGGGATTGCCTATTGCCCATTTTGTAGCTTCCACTAATGCAAATGATACCGTACCTCGCTTTCTAGAAAACGGAATCTATGACCCAAAACCCTCTAAGGCAACCATTTCTAACGCAATGGATGTAGGCAATCCAAGTAATTTTATTCGTATCCAAGAAATGTACCAAAATGATTTAACACAATTTGATAAGGATTTTTCTTCGTTTACTTTTACAGATACCCAAACCATTGCGGCCATGAAAACAATTTATGACACCAACGGCTACATAGCCGAGCCGCATGGTGCTGTGGGATATTTAGGGTTACAAAAAGAATTACAAAACCAACCTGGTGCACTTGGCGTTTTCTTGGAAACCGCCCACCCTATCAAATTTTTGGATATAGTAGAACCTACTTTAGGCATAAAATTAGCGCTTCCGGCACAAATAGAAGGTGTTTTAAACAAAGAAAAAGTACGTACTGCAATTAAAACCTACGACCAATTCAAGGCTTTTTTGGGATAA
- a CDS encoding DUF3781 domain-containing protein, producing MNTLQDTILKNLCYTELVYGRINKKLHTQLTNLAIETMLFASIKETEMPFFEKIGKNFYIINSKNNIKITVNANTYRVITVDKIQPKFEPKN from the coding sequence ATGAACACACTTCAAGATACTATTTTAAAAAATCTTTGTTACACCGAATTGGTTTATGGTCGGATCAATAAAAAACTACATACCCAACTCACCAATTTAGCCATCGAAACTATGCTGTTTGCTAGTATAAAAGAAACCGAAATGCCTTTTTTTGAAAAAATTGGCAAAAATTTTTATATCATCAATTCTAAAAACAATATTAAAATAACCGTAAACGCAAACACCTATAGGGTTATTACTGTAGATAAAATACAGCCAAAATTTGAACCCAAAAATTAA
- the panB gene encoding 3-methyl-2-oxobutanoate hydroxymethyltransferase, whose product MSVAKKDYKRITTKSLIDMKANGEKISMLTAYDYTMAKIVDSAGIDVILVGDSASNVMAGHETTLPITLDQMIYHASSVVRATERALVVVDLPFGSYQSDPKEALRSAIRIMKESGGHAVKLEGGKEIKESIKKILNAGIPVMGHLGLTPQSIYKFGTYTVRAKEEAEADKLVEDAQLLERLGCFALVLEKIPAHLAQKVAQSIAIPVIGIGAGGGVDGQVLVIHDMLGMNKEFSPRFLRRYMDLYQGMTTAISQYVADVKSSDFPNEKEQY is encoded by the coding sequence ATGTCTGTAGCAAAAAAAGATTATAAAAGAATTACCACCAAGTCCTTAATTGACATGAAAGCCAATGGAGAAAAAATCTCCATGTTAACTGCCTATGATTATACCATGGCAAAAATTGTTGACTCCGCAGGCATTGATGTAATTCTGGTAGGAGATTCGGCCTCCAACGTGATGGCAGGGCACGAAACCACCCTTCCTATTACCTTAGACCAAATGATTTATCATGCCTCATCGGTAGTACGGGCTACAGAGAGAGCCTTGGTTGTGGTCGATCTACCCTTTGGTAGCTACCAATCCGATCCCAAAGAAGCCTTACGCTCTGCCATTCGGATCATGAAAGAAAGCGGCGGACATGCCGTAAAACTAGAAGGCGGAAAAGAAATAAAAGAATCCATCAAAAAAATATTAAATGCCGGAATTCCAGTAATGGGACACTTGGGTTTAACACCACAATCCATCTATAAATTTGGAACTTATACCGTCCGAGCAAAAGAAGAAGCAGAGGCAGACAAACTTGTAGAAGACGCACAATTATTAGAACGTTTGGGATGTTTTGCTCTTGTTCTAGAAAAAATACCCGCACACCTAGCCCAAAAAGTAGCCCAAAGTATTGCCATACCAGTAATAGGTATTGGTGCCGGTGGTGGCGTAGATGGACAAGTTTTAGTCATTCATGATATGTTAGGGATGAACAAAGAATTTAGCCCTCGGTTTTTGCGTCGTTATATGGATCTATACCAAGGAATGACCACCGCCATCAGCCAATATGTAGCTGATGTAAAATCTAGTGATTTCCCTAACGAAAAAGAGCAATATTAA
- a CDS encoding RluA family pseudouridine synthase, translated as MKIISTKNNLQVLHEDNHIIVINKRVGDIVQGDKTGDKPLSDVVKEYIKDKYNKPGEVFLGVVHRLDRPTTGIVAFAKTSKALTRLNELFKNRQTQKTYWAIVKNKPEKPKDSLIHYLKRNEKNNSSKAHIKEVPDSKMAHLDYTVFKELNHYFALEVALHTGRHHQIRAQLAAIGCPIKGDLKYGFDRSNPDGGIHLHARELVFIHPVTKNELKITAPVPQEVLWNAL; from the coding sequence TTGAAAATAATTTCTACCAAAAATAACCTACAAGTTTTACACGAAGACAACCACATTATTGTGATAAACAAACGCGTAGGAGATATTGTTCAAGGAGACAAAACCGGAGACAAACCACTATCCGATGTGGTAAAAGAATATATTAAAGATAAATACAACAAACCAGGAGAGGTTTTCTTGGGAGTAGTACATCGTTTGGACAGACCCACTACCGGAATTGTCGCTTTTGCAAAAACGAGCAAGGCGCTCACCAGACTCAATGAACTATTTAAGAACAGACAAACCCAAAAAACCTACTGGGCTATTGTAAAAAATAAACCCGAAAAACCAAAAGATAGTTTAATCCATTATCTCAAACGAAACGAAAAAAACAACAGTTCCAAAGCCCACATAAAAGAAGTTCCAGACAGCAAAATGGCACATCTGGACTATACCGTTTTTAAAGAATTAAACCATTATTTTGCCCTAGAAGTTGCCTTGCATACCGGCAGACACCATCAAATTAGAGCACAATTAGCAGCCATTGGTTGTCCAATAAAAGGGGATCTAAAATACGGTTTTGACCGTAGCAATCCAGATGGAGGCATCCATCTACATGCTCGAGAGTTGGTGTTTATTCATCCGGTGACTAAAAACGAACTAAAAATTACGGCACCCGTACCCCAGGAAGTACTATGGAACGCATTATAA
- a CDS encoding aldehyde dehydrogenase, with translation MDFKTDLNYRKEVLTTLLHQVVLHEKEIINALYLDFKKPAFETVLTETSYIVTELKETIKNLKKWAKPKAVLPSILNFPSTDFIYKEPYGKVLVIAPWNYPYQLALAPLIAAVAAGNQVVLKPSELTPKTAAVLATIISKTFGPEHVEVVQGGVAVSQELLAQRWDYIFFTGSVPVGKIVAKAAAIHLTPITLELGGKNPCIVDQTAAIACAAKRIVWGKFINAGQTCIAPDYLLVQKDVYNELIKHLKEEIILAYGQNPRNSPDYARIINHKNWKRLAERIDPKKIVHGGQTDPEDNYIAPTLIAETTVDSLLMQEEIFGPILPILTYTNATDLQQIVSTYEKPLSLYVFTKNNAFARKIITSYSFGGGCINDTIIHFSNKRLPFGGVGHSGMGAYHGALSFNVFSHHKSIVKKANWLDLPMRYAPYKDKLKTIKKILKWI, from the coding sequence ATGGATTTTAAAACAGACCTCAATTATCGCAAAGAAGTACTTACGACACTTTTGCATCAGGTAGTGCTACACGAAAAAGAGATTATAAATGCCCTATACCTTGATTTTAAAAAACCTGCTTTTGAAACCGTACTTACCGAAACCAGTTATATCGTAACGGAGTTAAAAGAAACCATCAAAAATTTAAAAAAATGGGCCAAACCCAAAGCCGTTTTACCTTCTATACTTAATTTTCCATCTACCGATTTTATTTACAAAGAACCGTACGGCAAAGTATTAGTTATTGCCCCTTGGAACTACCCATACCAACTAGCCTTAGCGCCATTAATAGCTGCTGTTGCAGCCGGTAATCAAGTAGTTTTAAAACCATCCGAATTAACCCCTAAAACTGCTGCGGTATTAGCCACAATTATTTCCAAAACCTTTGGACCAGAACATGTCGAGGTGGTCCAAGGTGGTGTGGCAGTTTCTCAAGAATTGTTAGCACAACGCTGGGATTATATTTTCTTTACCGGAAGTGTTCCCGTAGGAAAAATTGTAGCAAAAGCGGCAGCAATCCATTTAACTCCAATTACACTAGAGTTGGGGGGCAAAAACCCTTGTATTGTAGACCAAACTGCTGCCATAGCCTGCGCTGCAAAAAGAATTGTTTGGGGAAAATTTATAAACGCAGGACAAACCTGTATTGCACCAGATTATCTTTTGGTTCAAAAAGACGTTTATAACGAACTTATAAAACATTTAAAAGAAGAAATAATTCTGGCTTACGGACAAAACCCGAGAAACTCTCCGGATTATGCCCGAATTATCAACCATAAAAACTGGAAAAGACTCGCCGAAAGAATAGATCCTAAAAAAATAGTGCACGGTGGCCAAACAGACCCAGAAGACAATTACATTGCTCCCACACTTATTGCAGAAACTACAGTAGATAGTTTGCTCATGCAAGAAGAAATATTTGGACCTATATTGCCTATTTTGACCTATACCAATGCCACGGATTTACAACAAATTGTTTCTACTTACGAAAAACCATTATCGCTCTATGTTTTTACAAAAAATAATGCCTTTGCCCGCAAGATAATTACTTCTTACTCCTTTGGTGGTGGCTGTATAAACGATACCATCATTCATTTTTCAAACAAAAGACTGCCTTTTGGAGGAGTTGGTCACAGCGGTATGGGTGCCTACCATGGTGCGTTAAGTTTTAATGTTTTTTCGCACCACAAAAGCATTGTCAAAAAAGCCAATTGGCTGGATTTGCCCATGCGCTATGCTCCGTATAAAGATAAATTGAAAACAATCAAAAAAATATTAAAATGGATTTAA